A stretch of the Lentimicrobiaceae bacterium genome encodes the following:
- a CDS encoding T9SS type A sorting domain-containing protein, translating to MKTINKKMICVSLMLFLSIALKAQNFSATYDYDANGNRISVTVIYMGYEEKTVLADTSLLLPDTVLPGDGWNKKITETLDNFIVTIYPNPTQGKLCVEIGGASVEQLSAKGNAIKLWDMQSRLLKNISPLTQYNFIDLSGNVAGTYLLKIYAGGRSKEYKIVKN from the coding sequence ATGAAAACCATAAATAAAAAAATGATATGTGTTTCCCTGATGCTTTTTTTGAGTATTGCATTAAAGGCACAAAATTTTTCGGCCACCTATGATTATGATGCCAACGGAAACAGAATCAGTGTAACCGTTATATATATGGGTTATGAGGAAAAAACGGTTCTTGCAGATACCAGTCTGCTTTTGCCGGATACAGTACTACCAGGTGATGGATGGAACAAAAAAATTACGGAAACACTGGATAACTTTATAGTAACTATTTATCCGAATCCAACACAAGGAAAGTTGTGTGTGGAAATAGGTGGGGCTTCGGTAGAGCAATTATCTGCTAAAGGAAATGCCATTAAGTTATGGGATATGCAGAGCAGGCTGTTGAAAAACATCAGCCCGCTTACTCAATATAATTTCATTGATCTTTCCGGGAACGTTGCAGGTACATATTTATTAAAGATATATGCAGGTGGCAGGTCGAAGGAGTATAAAATTGTGAAAAATTAG
- a CDS encoding SprB repeat-containing protein, with product MKKLIHHSWQVAVYAIFILFLSQASFAQLSVQLKPSVYNGGYNISCFGAQDASITATVTGGTKPYTFVWSNGDTTQTITDLAAGYYMVKAMDANGIKNQAEITLKEPVELIVDETKYVYPNGYNVSCHSCYNGSIYTTATGGTPPYNFLWGDGPTSSYRNGLGSGNYSLTVTDANGCTITEEYNLTEPERSDWTMNGNANLPSNSFIGSINNQDVVFKTNNTERLRLMGNGDIKMPGLSGDSVSLVLTDITGKLYANKILFPKKKCEGNNNIIAWYQKPNVWNEIFNCYQSFGIGTDHPQAYLEVARGRLRVSCEETDSIPYAYLDIYHDGGNVRIDNHGQGNILFDYENPGKSVVFCSDITRTSNTTYLATNSGGVGIGTTTLGGYKLAVAGKIHCTEVVVEATPWPDYVFDNNYKLMPLNELRAYTLTHKHLPGIPDAKTVSENGVNLGEMNAQLLKKVEELTQYILILNQRIEKLELQNASR from the coding sequence ATGAAAAAGCTAATTCATCATTCGTGGCAGGTAGCGGTTTATGCCATTTTTATTCTCTTTTTATCCCAGGCTTCTTTTGCACAGTTGAGTGTACAATTAAAACCTTCCGTTTATAATGGCGGGTACAACATCAGTTGTTTTGGTGCACAGGATGCCAGTATCACCGCAACGGTTACCGGAGGTACCAAACCTTATACTTTTGTGTGGAGCAACGGTGATACTACACAGACTATTACCGACCTGGCTGCCGGGTATTACATGGTTAAAGCAATGGATGCAAACGGAATAAAAAATCAGGCAGAAATTACTTTAAAAGAGCCGGTAGAGTTGATAGTGGATGAAACAAAATATGTGTATCCTAACGGGTACAATGTAAGCTGCCATAGTTGTTACAACGGCAGCATTTACACAACAGCAACAGGAGGAACGCCCCCTTATAACTTCTTGTGGGGGGATGGACCTACATCTTCCTACCGTAACGGATTAGGTTCAGGGAACTATTCCCTTACGGTAACTGATGCCAATGGCTGTACCATAACCGAGGAATACAACCTTACAGAACCCGAACGTAGCGACTGGACCATGAATGGCAATGCCAACCTGCCTTCCAACAGCTTTATCGGTTCTATCAATAACCAGGATGTGGTATTTAAAACCAACAACACAGAACGTCTGCGGCTGATGGGTAATGGCGATATCAAGATGCCGGGACTATCGGGCGACAGTGTATCGCTGGTGCTTACAGATATTACCGGGAAATTATATGCAAATAAAATACTCTTTCCCAAGAAAAAATGTGAAGGTAACAATAATATCATTGCATGGTACCAAAAGCCTAATGTATGGAACGAAATATTCAATTGTTACCAAAGTTTTGGAATAGGAACCGATCACCCGCAGGCATATCTTGAAGTGGCGAGGGGCAGATTACGTGTTTCATGCGAAGAAACAGATTCAATACCCTATGCATATCTCGATATTTATCACGACGGAGGGAACGTGAGGATTGATAATCATGGGCAGGGAAACATCCTGTTTGACTATGAAAACCCGGGTAAAAGTGTAGTGTTTTGTTCAGATATTACCAGAACCTCCAATACTACCTATCTGGCTACGAATAGTGGAGGTGTGGGAATAGGAACTACAACTTTGGGCGGTTACAAATTAGCTGTTGCCGGCAAGATACATTGCACGGAAGTAGTAGTAGAGGCTACTCCATGGCCCGATTATGTATTTGACAATAACTATAAACTGATGCCGCTCAACGAACTTAGAGCTTATACCTTAACTCACAAACACCTGCCTGGTATTCCTGATGCAAAAACAGTAAGCGAAAATGGTGTAAACCTGGGAGAAATGAATGCGCAACTGCTGAAAAAAGTGGAAGAACTTACGCAATACATTCTCATTCTGAATCAAAGAATAGAAAAGTTGGAATTGCAAAACGCAAGCCGTTAG